In the genome of Staphylococcus durrellii, one region contains:
- a CDS encoding alpha/beta hydrolase yields MEHIFRKGREGVPTLLLLHGTGGNEKDLLPLAESLNADYNVLSVRGEVSEGGMNRFFKRHGEGQYDVADLKYRTQQLIDFIKEAAGKYNFNVDEIIPVGFSNGSNIIISMMLSGKIFFKKALLYAPLYPLDIGSDYDFKGVSLLLSMGKNDPIVPVEQSERLETVFTNLGADVKTVWVNSHELTPEGIYFGKEVLDK; encoded by the coding sequence ATGGAACACATTTTTAGAAAAGGACGAGAAGGCGTACCGACTTTATTATTGCTCCATGGTACTGGCGGAAATGAAAAAGATTTATTGCCTTTAGCAGAATCACTCAACGCTGATTATAATGTATTAAGTGTCAGAGGAGAAGTATCTGAAGGGGGTATGAATAGATTTTTTAAACGTCATGGAGAAGGCCAATATGATGTAGCAGATTTAAAATACCGTACACAACAATTAATAGATTTTATTAAAGAAGCTGCAGGAAAATACAATTTTAATGTAGATGAAATTATACCTGTAGGATTCTCTAATGGTTCAAATATAATTATTAGCATGATGCTTAGTGGTAAAATCTTTTTCAAAAAAGCCTTACTTTATGCGCCACTTTATCCATTAGATATTGGTAGTGACTATGACTTTAAAGGTGTATCACTATTATTATCTATGGGTAAAAATGATCCGATTGTTCCAGTTGAACAAAGTGAAAGATTGGAAACTGTATTTACAAATTTAGGCGCAGATGTAAAAACAGTGTGGGTAAATAGTCATGAATTAACGCCGGAAGGGATTTATTTCGGTAAAGAAGTTTTAGATAAATAA
- a CDS encoding cysteine hydrolase family protein yields the protein MTQNTALLVMDMQNGIVNGLDGKDKVIEANRRAIEKARQQDISVIFVRVAFSQGLLEIAPNNKMFGPMREKQAPMEKDSEATQIHADLNRQEHEPIVTKHRLSAFTGSNLEVLLRGLEVRHIVLTGVATSGVVLSTSVEAADKDFDITILEDAIGDKEQDKHEFLVERILPRYATITDVEKWS from the coding sequence ATGACACAAAATACAGCATTATTAGTTATGGACATGCAAAATGGCATTGTTAATGGACTAGACGGCAAAGATAAAGTTATCGAGGCAAATCGACGTGCGATAGAGAAAGCGCGCCAACAAGATATTTCAGTAATATTTGTCAGAGTTGCATTTTCACAAGGTTTACTAGAAATTGCACCAAACAATAAAATGTTTGGACCTATGCGCGAGAAACAAGCACCAATGGAAAAAGACAGTGAAGCAACGCAAATTCATGCAGATTTAAACAGACAAGAGCATGAGCCTATTGTTACAAAACATCGATTAAGTGCATTTACAGGAAGTAATTTAGAAGTGTTATTAAGAGGATTAGAAGTACGTCATATTGTGTTAACTGGTGTGGCTACAAGCGGTGTTGTATTATCTACTTCAGTAGAAGCGGCAGATAAAGATTTTGACATTACTATTTTAGAAGATGCTATAGGCGATAAAGAACAAGACAAACATGAATTTCTTGTAGAACGAATCTTACCACGTTATGCAACAATAACAGACGTTGAAAAATGGTCATAA